From the unidentified bacterial endosymbiont genome, one window contains:
- the rplA gene encoding 50S ribosomal protein L1 has translation MAKLTKRMSVIRDKVDATKQYDINEAIALLKELATAKFVESVDVAVNLGIDARKSDQNVRGATVLPHGTGRSVRVAVFAQGANAEAAKAAGAELVGMEDLADQIKKGEMNFDVVIASPDAMRVVGQLGQVLGPRGLMPNPKVGTVTPNVAEAVKNAKAGQVRYRNDKNGIIHTTIGKVDFDADKLKENLESLLVALKKAKPTQAKGVYIKKVSISTTMGAGVAVDQAGLSAAAN, from the coding sequence ATGGCTAAACTCACCAAGCGCATGTCCGTGATCCGTGACAAAGTTGATGCGACCAAACAGTACGACATCAACGAAGCTATCGCTCTGCTGAAAGAACTGGCTACTGCTAAGTTCGTTGAAAGCGTTGACGTTGCCGTAAACCTTGGCATCGACGCGCGTAAATCCGATCAGAACGTTCGTGGCGCAACTGTACTGCCACACGGTACTGGCCGTTCAGTTCGCGTAGCTGTATTTGCTCAGGGTGCAAACGCTGAAGCTGCTAAAGCTGCCGGCGCTGAACTGGTAGGTATGGAAGATCTGGCTGATCAGATCAAGAAAGGCGAAATGAACTTTGACGTTGTTATTGCTTCTCCGGATGCAATGCGCGTTGTTGGCCAACTGGGCCAGGTTCTGGGTCCACGCGGCCTGATGCCAAACCCGAAAGTGGGTACTGTAACCCCTAACGTTGCTGAAGCGGTTAAGAACGCTAAAGCAGGTCAGGTTCGTTATCGTAACGACAAAAACGGCATCATCCACACCACCATCGGTAAAGTGGACTTTGACGCTGACAAACTGAAAGAAAACCTGGAGTCTCTGCTGGTTGCGCTGAAAAAAGCAAAACCAACTCAGGCGAAAGGCGTGTACATCAAGAAAGTTAGCATCTCCACCACCATGGGTGCAGGTGTCGCAGTTGACCAGGCTGGCCTGAGCGCTGCTGCAAACTAA
- the rplJ gene encoding 50S ribosomal protein L10, whose product MALNLQDKQAIVAEVSEVAKGALSAVVADSRGVTVDKMTELRKAGREAGVYMRVVRNTLLRRVVEGTQFECLKDTFVGPTLIAYSMEHPGAAARLFKEFAKANAKFEVKAAAFEGELIPASQIDRLATLPTYEEAIARLMATMKEASAGKLVRTLAAVRDAKEAA is encoded by the coding sequence ATGGCTTTAAATCTTCAAGACAAACAAGCGATTGTTGCTGAAGTCAGCGAAGTAGCCAAAGGCGCGCTGTCTGCAGTGGTTGCGGATTCCCGTGGCGTTACTGTAGACAAAATGACTGAACTGCGTAAAGCAGGTCGTGAAGCTGGCGTATACATGCGTGTTGTTCGTAACACCCTGCTGCGTCGCGTAGTTGAAGGTACTCAGTTCGAGTGCCTGAAAGACACGTTTGTTGGTCCGACCCTGATTGCATACTCTATGGAACACCCGGGCGCTGCTGCTCGTCTGTTCAAAGAGTTCGCGAAAGCGAATGCAAAATTTGAGGTCAAAGCTGCAGCCTTTGAAGGTGAGTTGATCCCGGCATCGCAAATCGATCGCCTGGCAACCCTGCCGACCTACGAAGAAGCAATTGCACGCCTGATGGCAACCATGAAAGAAGCTTCGGCTGGCAAACTGGTTCGCACTCTGGCTGCTGTTCGCGATGCGAAAGAAGCTGCTTAA
- the rplL gene encoding 50S ribosomal protein L7/L12: MSITKDQIIEAVAAMSVMDVVELISAMEEKFGVSAAAAVAVAAGPAEAAEEKTEFDVILKAAGANKVAVIKAVRGATGLGLKEAKDLVESAPAALKEGVSKDDAEALKKSLEEAGAEVEVK; encoded by the coding sequence ATGTCTATCACTAAAGATCAAATCATTGAAGCAGTTGCAGCTATGTCCGTAATGGACGTTGTAGAACTGATCTCTGCAATGGAAGAAAAATTCGGTGTTTCTGCTGCTGCTGCTGTAGCTGTAGCTGCGGGTCCGGCTGAAGCTGCTGAAGAAAAAACTGAATTCGACGTAATTCTGAAAGCTGCTGGCGCTAACAAAGTTGCTGTTATCAAAGCAGTACGTGGCGCAACTGGCTTGGGTCTGAAAGAAGCTAAAGACCTGGTAGAATCTGCTCCAGCTGCGCTGAAAGAAGGCGTGAGCAAAGACGACGCAGAAGCACTGAAAAAATCTCTGGAAGAAGCTGGCGCTGAAGTTGAAGTTAAATAA